A DNA window from Porphyromonas gingivalis ATCC 33277 contains the following coding sequences:
- a CDS encoding SusC/RagA family TonB-linked outer membrane protein translates to MKRMTLFFLCLLTSIGWAMAQNRTVKGTVISSEDNEPLIGANVVVVGNTTIGAATDLDGNFTLSVPANAKMLRVSYSGMTTKEVAIANVMKIVLDPDSKVLEQVVVLGYGTGQKLSTVSGSVAKVSSEKLAEKPVANIMDALQGQVAGMQVMTSSGDPTKVANVTIHGTGSLGASSSPPYIVDGMQTDLSVVATMNPNDFDNVTVLKDASATSIYGARAANGVVIITTKRGKMGEAGRITFNYSYGVSSIISKKPMSRMMTGDEQLNYQFNNGYWDTTKPEYATIEAVKATLIKNAEDMYAKYPELAPLVKSGYLKPIDFDNDTDWLEYFIRPTAPTHQGDISFTGGSQGTSYFVSLGYFNQEGISREPSSFKRYSGRMNLESRIKEWLKLGLNLSGAIAEKQASSFSGTNYYNTGTFGALSMPKYLNPLTSDGEIADVYYIIGTTPRQSPLRIAKWYPEEDYTYQANVGGYLQFNPIKGLTIKSQAGLDFTDSRATVKTLPNNIFSPNPLGNRTERFYGGRLFTVTNTGEYKTNFEELHDVTILLGQEFIDADVDVFSARANGFENSKVMLLSQEKTGNFLQLPAQRKEEYAYLSFFGRGSYGFDKWMYLDVSLRNDQSSRFGDNNRSAWFYSFGSMFDIYNKFIKESDWLSDLRFKLSYGTTGNSEIGNYNHQALVGSNNYTDTALGLTVSTIGNPDLSWEKQSQLNVGIASGFWNNRLTAEVDFYVRTTDDMLINVPLQYISGFTNQFQNVGSMQNTGVDVNLRGTIFQNKDWNVYAAANFNYNKQKITKLFFDLKEYVLPNTGTIWQIGKPNSFYIAEYAGIYKGTEPYTDPDGNVYHGGDQLWYVPGKTWADGTPATTNVYSADLEQAVDKAVNPPITGGFSLGASWKGLSLDADFAYIIGKWMINNDRYFTENGSGAAMRTNKDKILLDAWTPQNPNSDVPRLGQDNQFDSRLLENASFLRLKNLKLTYVLPQSLFKTQGVVSGARVYLMARNLLTVTKYKGFDPEAGGNVALNQFPNTKQFVGGIQISF, encoded by the coding sequence ATGAAAAGAATGACGCTATTCTTCCTTTGCTTGCTGACGAGCATTGGGTGGGCTATGGCCCAGAATAGAACCGTGAAGGGTACAGTTATCTCCTCCGAGGATAATGAGCCCCTGATCGGCGCGAATGTCGTGGTTGTCGGAAACACCACGATCGGTGCTGCAACCGACTTGGATGGCAACTTCACGCTTAGCGTGCCTGCCAATGCCAAAATGTTGAGAGTGTCCTATTCCGGTATGACTACCAAAGAGGTCGCCATCGCTAATGTGATGAAGATCGTACTGGATCCGGACTCTAAGGTTCTGGAGCAGGTAGTTGTATTGGGTTACGGTACGGGACAGAAACTCAGCACTGTTTCCGGTTCTGTGGCCAAAGTGTCCAGCGAAAAGCTCGCGGAAAAGCCTGTTGCCAACATCATGGATGCCCTCCAAGGTCAGGTAGCCGGTATGCAGGTTATGACCTCTTCGGGAGACCCTACGAAGGTGGCCAACGTAACCATTCACGGTACCGGATCTTTGGGCGCAAGCTCTTCCCCACCTTATATCGTTGATGGTATGCAGACGGATCTGTCAGTGGTGGCTACGATGAACCCGAATGATTTTGACAACGTAACAGTCTTGAAGGATGCTTCTGCAACTTCTATTTACGGTGCGCGTGCTGCCAATGGTGTTGTGATTATCACTACCAAGAGAGGTAAAATGGGTGAAGCCGGCCGTATTACATTCAATTACAGCTACGGTGTTTCTTCTATTATCAGTAAGAAGCCTATGAGCCGAATGATGACTGGAGACGAGCAGCTTAACTATCAGTTTAATAATGGTTATTGGGATACTACTAAGCCGGAGTATGCAACGATCGAAGCAGTCAAAGCTACTTTGATCAAAAATGCAGAGGATATGTATGCCAAATACCCGGAGCTTGCTCCTCTTGTGAAATCCGGATATTTAAAGCCAATTGATTTTGATAATGATACCGACTGGCTTGAGTATTTCATTCGTCCTACGGCTCCGACGCACCAAGGTGATATTTCTTTCACCGGAGGAAGTCAGGGGACCTCTTATTTTGTTTCTTTGGGTTATTTCAATCAAGAAGGTATTTCCCGTGAGCCTTCTTCTTTCAAGCGCTATAGCGGCCGTATGAATTTGGAAAGCCGTATTAAGGAATGGCTGAAATTAGGTCTGAATCTTTCGGGTGCAATCGCTGAAAAGCAAGCATCATCGTTCTCAGGAACCAATTATTATAATACAGGAACTTTTGGTGCATTATCTATGCCTAAGTATCTGAATCCTTTAACGAGTGATGGTGAGATTGCCGACGTATACTATATCATAGGAACCACTCCTCGCCAAAGTCCATTGCGAATTGCTAAATGGTACCCCGAAGAAGATTATACTTATCAAGCAAATGTTGGTGGATATTTGCAGTTCAATCCGATTAAGGGACTTACAATTAAGTCGCAAGCGGGTTTGGACTTTACGGACAGCCGTGCTACAGTAAAGACACTTCCGAATAATATTTTTTCTCCTAATCCTCTGGGCAACAGGACAGAGCGCTTCTATGGCGGACGGTTGTTTACAGTCACAAACACCGGTGAGTATAAAACCAATTTTGAAGAGTTGCACGATGTGACCATCCTTTTGGGACAAGAATTTATTGATGCAGATGTGGATGTTTTCAGCGCAAGAGCAAATGGCTTCGAGAACAGCAAGGTAATGCTTTTGTCTCAGGAAAAGACCGGTAATTTCCTTCAGCTTCCTGCTCAGCGAAAAGAAGAATATGCTTATTTGTCTTTCTTCGGTAGGGGTAGTTATGGATTTGACAAGTGGATGTATCTGGATGTTTCGTTGCGTAATGACCAATCATCTCGTTTTGGTGACAACAATCGTAGTGCTTGGTTCTATTCTTTCGGTTCGATGTTCGACATCTACAATAAGTTCATCAAGGAAAGCGATTGGCTGAGTGACCTCCGATTCAAGCTGAGTTACGGAACTACCGGAAACTCTGAGATCGGAAACTACAACCACCAGGCTCTCGTAGGAAGCAATAATTATACCGATACAGCATTGGGCCTTACTGTCTCTACAATTGGTAACCCCGATCTTTCTTGGGAAAAGCAATCTCAGTTGAATGTGGGTATTGCTTCCGGTTTTTGGAACAATCGTTTGACTGCTGAAGTTGATTTCTACGTTCGTACAACGGATGATATGTTGATCAATGTGCCTCTGCAGTATATAAGTGGTTTCACCAACCAGTTCCAGAATGTCGGCTCAATGCAAAATACGGGAGTTGATGTTAACTTGAGAGGAACTATCTTCCAAAATAAAGATTGGAATGTTTATGCTGCTGCAAACTTCAACTACAACAAACAGAAGATTACCAAGCTCTTCTTCGATTTGAAAGAGTATGTACTTCCCAACACCGGAACTATCTGGCAGATTGGAAAACCTAATTCATTCTATATAGCTGAGTATGCAGGTATTTATAAGGGTACGGAGCCTTATACCGACCCGGATGGAAATGTTTATCATGGTGGTGATCAGTTGTGGTATGTTCCCGGCAAAACATGGGCTGATGGTACTCCGGCTACAACGAATGTCTATTCTGCGGATTTGGAGCAAGCGGTAGATAAGGCAGTCAATCCCCCTATTACCGGTGGTTTCTCTTTGGGGGCTTCTTGGAAAGGTCTTTCATTGGATGCTGATTTTGCTTATATCATTGGTAAGTGGATGATCAACAATGACCGCTACTTCACTGAAAACGGTTCTGGCGCTGCAATGAGAACCAATAAGGATAAAATCCTTTTGGATGCATGGACTCCGCAGAATCCTAACTCAGATGTTCCAAGACTGGGTCAAGACAATCAGTTCGATAGCCGTTTGCTGGAGAATGCCTCTTTCTTGCGTCTCAAGAATCTGAAATTGACTTATGTCCTTCCTCAATCTCTATTCAAGACTCAAGGTGTTGTTTCTGGAGCACGTGTTTATTTGATGGCTCGTAACCTCCTGACCGTTACCAAGTACAAAGGTTTTGACCCCGAAGCCGGTGGTAATGTGGCACTGAATCAATTCCCGAATACGAAGCAATTTGTAGGTGGTATTCAGATTTCTTTCTAA